The following proteins are encoded in a genomic region of Tenebrio molitor chromosome 7, icTenMoli1.1, whole genome shotgun sequence:
- the Cpr97Eb gene encoding uncharacterized protein Cpr97Eb codes for MKFYLLAVTVFTVASAQQYTTPVPILKQINKHNEDGSYSYGYEAADGTYKIETKYPDGEVFGKYGYVDDQGKLRTVEYGASRRGFEPAGNEIQVPPPTLKINNNYAAAKPLGPNDEDDGQYREDPSVYYKNEPYARSQPRYTAPQSIYREPQAVYEPEPDYRPSYKPPAYRPPQPSYTPPQPSYTAPQPSYQPSFRPQSSFNFPSQPSYYNPPAPPAYPNYQPFQGHPATNVDIASGSYSVNYR; via the exons ATGAAGTTTTat cTGTTAGCTGTTACGGTATTTACCGTAGCGTCGGCCCAACAATACACAACCCCCGTTCCCATCCTTAAACAGATCAACAAGCACAACGAAGACGGGTCGTACAGCTACGGCTACGAAGCTGCCGATGGCACATACAAAATAGAAACTAAATATCCCGACGGCGAAGTTTTTGGCAAATATGGCTACGTCGACGACCAAGGCAAACTCCGTACAGTTGAATACGGTGCCAGCAGGAGAGGATTCGAACCGGCCGGCAACGAAATCCAAGTACCACCACCGACTTTGAAAATTAACAACAACTACGCTGCTGCGAAACCCTTAGGGCCAAATGACGAAGACGACGGCCAATACAGAGAAGATCCTAGCGTCTATTACAAGAATGAACCTTATGCTAGGTCTCAGCCTAGATACACGGCGCCTCAATCGATTTATAGAGAACCCCAGGCAGTTTACGAACCTGAACCTGACTACAGGCCCTCTTACAAACCACCTGCGTACAGACCTCCCCAACCCTCCTACACACCTCCCCAACCCTCCTACACAGCGCCTCAGCCCTCGTACCAACCTTCTTTCAGGCCTCAGTCGAGTTTCAATTTTCCGAGCCAACCTAGTTACTACAACCCACCAGCACCGCCCGCTTATCCGAACTATCAGCCCTTCCAAGGACATCCAGCCACTAACGTGGACATCGCGAGCGGGTCCTACAGTGTAAATTATCGCTAA